A genome region from Thermotoga sp. Mc24 includes the following:
- a CDS encoding bifunctional nuclease family protein: MRKAWVKTLAFDRVSNTPVVILGIEGTNRVLPIWIGACEGHALALAMEKMEFPRPLTHDLLLSVLESLEARVDKVIIHSLKDNTFYATLVIRDLTYTDEEDEEAALIDIDSRPSDAIILAVKTGAPIFVSDSLVEKHSIELEINETQDEEEEFKKFVENLNIDTFKQMIEKKREEDEEGES, encoded by the coding sequence TTGAGAAAAGCCTGGGTGAAGACGCTGGCGTTCGATAGAGTGAGTAACACGCCGGTTGTTATACTCGGTATCGAAGGTACAAATAGAGTGCTTCCTATATGGATAGGAGCGTGTGAAGGACACGCTCTGGCCCTCGCAATGGAGAAAATGGAATTTCCACGTCCTCTGACTCACGATCTCCTTTTGAGCGTTCTCGAATCTCTCGAAGCACGTGTGGACAAGGTGATCATTCACTCTTTGAAGGATAACACTTTCTACGCGACCCTCGTGATAAGAGATCTCACGTACACAGATGAGGAAGATGAAGAAGCCGCTTTGATAGACATCGATTCCAGACCTTCTGATGCGATCATACTCGCTGTGAAGACCGGAGCTCCCATTTTTGTATCGGACAGTCTGGTGGAGAAACACTCCATCGAATTGGAAATAAACGAAACACAAGATGAGGAAGAGGAGTTCAAGAAATTCGTTGAAAATCTAAACATAGATACCTTCAAACAGATGATAGAAAAGAAGAGGGAAGAAGATGAAGAAGGAGAAAGTTGA
- a CDS encoding polyprenyl synthetase family protein: MKKEKVEEKIHEILKPGWNLLTEEAMLYSTVAGGKRIRPLLVLTLGEDLGVEEEKLFNVAVAVELFHTASLIHDDLPPIDNADFRRGRPSCHRAYGEDIALLAGDGLFFLAFSQISKIGNSKIFEEFSETAYKLLLGEAMDVEFERRKMEVSREMVERMYAFKTGALFAFCFSAPFILKGKDHTRMKLLGERFGVAFQIYDDLKDILGSFEKVGKDLGKDVGKVTIVKKIGIQKAREMADMYYEEVLRGIESERLFRTLALLRELKQMVEER, from the coding sequence ATGAAGAAGGAGAAAGTTGAGGAAAAGATACACGAGATCTTGAAGCCTGGATGGAATCTTCTCACAGAAGAAGCCATGCTGTATTCCACGGTGGCCGGGGGGAAGAGGATCCGCCCTCTCCTCGTTTTGACACTGGGCGAGGACTTGGGGGTGGAAGAAGAGAAACTTTTCAACGTGGCGGTGGCCGTGGAACTATTTCACACGGCTTCGCTGATACACGATGACCTTCCTCCAATAGATAACGCGGATTTTCGGAGAGGAAGGCCTTCCTGTCACAGGGCCTATGGTGAAGATATCGCCCTTCTCGCAGGAGATGGACTGTTTTTCCTCGCTTTTTCCCAGATATCTAAAATCGGAAATTCAAAGATTTTTGAGGAATTTTCGGAAACGGCCTACAAGCTTCTCTTGGGAGAAGCAATGGATGTGGAGTTCGAAAGAAGAAAGATGGAGGTTTCACGGGAGATGGTGGAGAGAATGTACGCTTTCAAAACAGGAGCGCTCTTTGCCTTCTGCTTCTCTGCTCCATTCATCCTGAAGGGAAAAGATCACACCAGAATGAAACTCCTTGGAGAGAGATTCGGGGTGGCTTTTCAGATATACGACGATCTGAAAGACATTCTTGGATCTTTCGAAAAGGTAGGGAAGGACCTTGGAAAAGATGTGGGAAAGGTGACGATTGTGAAAAAAATAGGAATTCAGAAGGCTCGTGAAATGGCCGATATGTATTATGAAGAGGTCCTGAGAGGTATTGAATCGGAAAGACTCTTTCGCACACTGGCTCTTCTGAGAGAACTCAAACAGATGGTGGAGGAGAGATGA